In the Geobacter sp. FeAm09 genome, one interval contains:
- the ruvB gene encoding Holliday junction branch migration DNA helicase RuvB, whose protein sequence is MQQRAITPEKSDDDLQFDATLRPRALADYIGQEKIKGNLRLFIDAAKGRGEALDHVLLYGPPGLGKTTLANIVACEMGVNIKSTSGPVIERPGDLAAILTNLEPHDVLFIDEIHRLSHVVEEILYPAMEDFQLDIIIGQGPSARSIKLDLPRFTLVGATTRAGLLSSPLRDRFGVISRLEFYTDQELATIISRSSHILGMDIEPQGAIELARRSRGTPRIANRLLRRVRDFAQVRANGVITRTVVQDTLALLEIDGMGFDQMDRMILLTIIDKFAGGPVGLDTIAAAIGEESDTIEDVYEPFLIQNGFLNRTPRGRVATRAAYLHFDRMAPESPQGNLF, encoded by the coding sequence ATGCAGCAGCGTGCCATCACCCCCGAAAAAAGCGACGACGATCTCCAGTTCGACGCCACCCTGCGGCCCCGTGCCCTGGCGGACTACATCGGCCAGGAAAAGATCAAGGGCAACCTGCGGCTGTTCATCGATGCCGCCAAGGGGAGGGGGGAGGCGTTGGACCATGTCCTGCTCTACGGCCCCCCGGGACTTGGCAAGACTACCCTGGCCAATATCGTGGCCTGCGAGATGGGGGTCAACATCAAGTCCACCTCCGGGCCGGTCATCGAGCGTCCCGGCGACCTGGCGGCCATTCTGACCAACCTGGAACCCCACGATGTGCTCTTCATCGACGAGATCCACCGGCTGTCCCATGTGGTGGAGGAGATCCTTTACCCGGCCATGGAGGATTTTCAACTGGACATCATCATCGGCCAGGGACCGAGCGCCCGCAGCATCAAGCTCGATCTGCCGCGTTTCACCCTGGTGGGGGCCACCACCAGGGCCGGTCTGCTCTCCTCGCCGCTGCGCGACCGCTTCGGCGTGATCTCCCGCCTGGAATTCTACACCGACCAGGAACTGGCCACCATCATCAGCCGCTCCTCCCATATCCTGGGGATGGATATCGAACCCCAGGGCGCCATCGAACTCGCCCGGCGCAGTCGCGGCACCCCCCGTATCGCCAACCGCCTCCTGCGGCGGGTGCGGGATTTTGCCCAGGTGCGGGCCAACGGCGTCATCACCCGTACGGTTGTTCAGGATACGCTCGCGCTGCTGGAGATCGACGGGATGGGCTTCGACCAGATGGACCGCATGATCCTTCTGACGATCATCGACAAGTTCGCCGGCGGCCCGGTGGGGCTGGACACCATCGCCGCGGCCATCGGTGAGGAGAGCGACACCATCGAGGATGTGTACGAACCGTTTCTGATTCAGAACGGCTTCCTGAACCGCACCCCGCGCGGCCGGGTCGCCACCCGCGCCGCCTATCTGCACTTCGATCGCATGGCGCCTGAATCACCCCAAGGGAACCTGTTCTGA
- the holB gene encoding DNA polymerase III subunit delta', protein MPFADIVGHERVVEVFRRALASGKTSHSYLFEGPAGCGRKTTARALVQAIFCTEREDDACGACASCRKVAAGSHADIHYIEPDGQFIKIEQVRELQRDLALRPYEAPRKACIIESAERFNPSAGNSLLKTLEEPPGNAIIILLTENAGMLLPTIRSRCQLIRFSALSPENVRLLLERHGMAPETAELLAPMAGGSIQRAMELDNDALGTRKDTLLARLSGLDRDRIATIFDASEELGTSRDETLETLDMLISFMQDTAHLAAGSTAIVNAAARPALEGFAAKWPLQRTLQILEDVMETRRAVQRNANSKLALDRLFMRIAATAY, encoded by the coding sequence ATGCCGTTCGCTGACATCGTGGGACATGAGCGGGTCGTGGAGGTATTCCGCCGGGCGCTTGCATCCGGGAAGACCTCCCACTCCTACCTGTTCGAGGGGCCGGCCGGCTGTGGCCGCAAGACGACCGCCCGCGCCCTGGTGCAGGCCATCTTCTGCACGGAACGGGAGGACGACGCCTGTGGCGCCTGCGCTTCGTGCCGCAAGGTGGCCGCCGGCTCCCATGCCGACATCCATTACATCGAGCCGGACGGCCAGTTCATCAAGATCGAACAGGTCAGGGAATTGCAGCGCGACCTCGCCCTGCGCCCCTACGAGGCGCCACGCAAGGCCTGCATCATCGAGTCGGCCGAACGCTTTAACCCGTCGGCCGGCAATTCGCTGCTCAAGACCCTGGAAGAGCCTCCCGGCAATGCCATCATCATCCTCTTAACCGAGAACGCCGGCATGCTGCTGCCGACCATCCGTTCCCGCTGCCAGTTGATTCGTTTTTCGGCCCTGTCTCCCGAGAACGTCCGGCTCTTGCTGGAACGACACGGCATGGCTCCCGAGACTGCCGAACTGCTGGCCCCCATGGCCGGGGGGAGCATCCAGCGCGCCATGGAGCTGGACAACGACGCCCTGGGCACCCGCAAGGATACCCTGCTGGCGCGTCTTTCGGGACTTGACCGGGACAGGATCGCCACCATTTTCGACGCTTCCGAGGAATTGGGCACCAGCCGGGACGAAACCTTGGAAACCCTGGACATGCTGATCTCGTTCATGCAGGACACCGCCCACCTGGCGGCCGGCAGCACCGCCATCGTCAACGCGGCGGCCCGCCCGGCGCTGGAGGGCTTTGCCGCCAAATGGCCCCTGCAGCGGACCCTGCAGATACTGGAAGATGTCATGGAAACCCGGCGGGCGGTCCAGCGCAACGCCAACAGCAAGCTCGCCCTGGACCGGCTGTTCATGCGGATCGCCGCCACGGCATATTAA
- a CDS encoding cupredoxin domain-containing protein, with translation MKTIIAGLLFLLAAAAVSADDPPFIVPMDKDGVQRVEVLGSDYFFKPRHIVVKINQPVEMLVHKDGWVIPHNIVIDAPEASIRVNESLSRDPKVIAFTPTKVGSYPFYCDKKPPFLASHRDKGMEGILEVVE, from the coding sequence ATGAAAACAATTATTGCCGGCCTGTTGTTCCTGCTTGCCGCGGCAGCCGTTTCCGCCGACGATCCTCCGTTCATCGTGCCCATGGACAAGGATGGCGTCCAGCGGGTGGAGGTACTGGGAAGCGATTACTTCTTCAAACCGCGCCACATCGTGGTCAAGATCAATCAACCGGTGGAGATGCTGGTGCACAAGGACGGCTGGGTCATCCCCCATAACATCGTCATCGACGCCCCCGAGGCCAGCATCAGGGTCAACGAATCACTCTCCCGCGACCCGAAGGTCATCGCCTTCACCCCCACCAAGGTGGGCAGCTATCCGTTCTACTGCGACAAAAAGCCGCCTTTCCTTGCCAGCCACCGGGACAAGGGCATGGAAGGCATCCTGGAGGTCGTTGAGTGA
- a CDS encoding Tex family protein encodes MPVSKEQLTTIIRAIIEETSLTPQQVANTVELLQEGATVPFIARYRKEHTNELDEVQIRAIEERFAYFCELEERRQTILKSIEEQGKLTPELRERIEATRQKTELEDLYLPYKPKRRTKATIARERGLEPLADLVAAQGVTAGTPEDAAQAYVDPDKGVPDAAAALEGAGHILAERLSDDADARAMVRRLTWEQGVFNSRVAADKKDQVTKFEMYYDYQEPLKAIPSHRMLAMRRGEKEEVLFLAITAPLEQILAGLKSRLIHADSIFTPLLEGVAEDAYKRLIAPSIEVELRLESKNLADEVAIRVFGGNLRNLLLAPPAGGKRVLGIDPGLRTGSKLAAVDGTGRFLEHVTIYPHTGAARVPQARQDLLRLVETHTIEMIAIGNGTAGREMELFAKETLAEAGRHVPVVMVSEAGASVYSASDIAREEFPDLDLTVRGAISIARRLQDPLAELVKIDPKSIGVGQYQHDVNQTMLKKALDDVVESCVNYVGVDLNTASWALLSYVSGVGPALAKAIVGHRDRQGAFPSRKALMEVPRFGAKAFEQAAGFLRIRNGIHPLDNTAVHPERYALVEAMAADQGVTLAQLAADPALVAGIDLNRYVSDGVGMPTLRDIMEELKKPGRDPRSQFQTASFRDDIREITDLQEGMILQGVVTNVTAFGAFVDIGVHQDGLVHISHLASRYVKDPNDAVTVGQVVKVKVLSADAQRKRIALSIKEAEAGGGAKPQPQRSPKPAAAQEAKTKNGLDLSAMEKAGFRVKRK; translated from the coding sequence ATGCCCGTCAGCAAGGAACAGCTCACTACGATCATTCGCGCAATCATCGAAGAAACCTCACTCACCCCACAGCAGGTCGCAAATACCGTTGAACTCTTGCAGGAGGGGGCAACGGTCCCCTTTATCGCCCGGTACCGCAAGGAACACACCAATGAACTGGATGAGGTCCAGATCCGTGCCATAGAAGAGCGCTTCGCCTATTTCTGCGAACTCGAGGAACGCAGGCAGACGATCCTCAAATCCATCGAGGAACAGGGAAAACTGACCCCGGAGTTGCGGGAGCGGATCGAAGCCACCCGCCAGAAGACCGAGCTGGAGGATCTCTACCTCCCCTACAAGCCCAAGCGGCGCACCAAGGCCACCATCGCCCGCGAGCGGGGGCTGGAGCCGCTGGCCGACCTCGTGGCGGCCCAAGGGGTGACTGCCGGAACGCCGGAGGATGCAGCCCAGGCCTATGTTGACCCGGACAAGGGGGTGCCGGATGCGGCCGCGGCCTTGGAAGGTGCCGGACATATCCTGGCCGAGCGGCTGTCCGACGACGCCGACGCCCGGGCCATGGTGCGGCGCCTGACCTGGGAACAGGGGGTGTTCAACTCGCGGGTGGCTGCCGACAAGAAGGATCAGGTCACCAAGTTCGAGATGTACTACGACTATCAGGAGCCGTTGAAGGCGATCCCTTCCCATCGTATGCTGGCCATGCGGCGCGGCGAGAAGGAAGAGGTGCTTTTCCTCGCCATCACGGCACCGCTGGAGCAGATCCTGGCCGGTTTGAAGTCCCGCCTGATCCATGCCGACAGTATCTTTACCCCGCTTCTGGAAGGGGTGGCCGAAGACGCGTACAAGCGCCTGATAGCCCCCTCCATCGAGGTGGAACTGCGCCTGGAGTCCAAGAATCTGGCCGACGAGGTGGCCATCCGGGTTTTCGGCGGCAATCTGCGCAATCTGCTGTTGGCCCCGCCGGCAGGCGGCAAGCGGGTGCTGGGCATCGACCCGGGTCTGCGCACCGGATCCAAGCTGGCGGCGGTGGACGGCACCGGCCGTTTTCTGGAACATGTCACCATCTACCCCCATACCGGCGCGGCGCGGGTGCCCCAGGCCAGACAGGATCTGCTGCGCCTGGTGGAAACGCACACCATCGAGATGATCGCCATCGGCAACGGCACGGCCGGCCGGGAAATGGAGCTGTTTGCCAAGGAAACGCTGGCGGAGGCGGGCAGGCACGTGCCGGTGGTGATGGTCAGCGAGGCGGGGGCCAGTGTCTATTCGGCCTCGGATATCGCCCGGGAGGAGTTCCCGGACCTGGACCTGACGGTGCGGGGTGCCATATCCATCGCCCGAAGGCTCCAGGACCCGCTGGCCGAACTGGTCAAGATCGACCCCAAGAGCATCGGCGTGGGGCAATACCAACACGATGTGAACCAGACCATGCTGAAGAAGGCCCTGGACGATGTGGTCGAGTCGTGCGTCAACTATGTCGGGGTGGATCTGAACACCGCCTCATGGGCGCTTTTGTCCTACGTTTCCGGTGTGGGGCCGGCCCTGGCCAAGGCGATTGTCGGGCACCGCGACCGGCAGGGGGCTTTCCCGTCCCGCAAGGCGCTCATGGAGGTGCCCCGCTTCGGCGCCAAGGCCTTCGAACAGGCCGCCGGGTTCCTGCGCATCCGCAACGGCATTCACCCCCTGGACAATACCGCCGTGCATCCCGAACGCTATGCGTTGGTGGAGGCCATGGCCGCGGATCAGGGGGTAACGCTGGCCCAGCTTGCCGCCGACCCGGCACTGGTGGCCGGCATCGACCTCAACCGCTACGTGAGCGACGGCGTCGGCATGCCGACGCTGCGGGACATCATGGAGGAGTTGAAAAAACCGGGGCGCGACCCGCGCAGCCAGTTTCAGACCGCCAGTTTCCGGGACGACATCCGGGAGATAACCGATCTTCAGGAAGGGATGATTCTGCAGGGGGTGGTGACCAACGTGACCGCCTTCGGCGCCTTTGTGGACATCGGGGTTCATCAGGACGGCCTGGTGCATATCAGCCACCTGGCAAGCCGCTATGTCAAGGATCCGAACGATGCGGTCACGGTGGGGCAGGTGGTCAAGGTCAAGGTGTTGTCGGCGGATGCGCAGCGCAAGCGGATCGCGCTTTCCATCAAGGAGGCCGAGGCGGGCGGGGGGGCAAAGCCTCAGCCTCAGCGCAGCCCGAAACCGGCGGCGGCGCAGGAGGCGAAAACGAAAAACGGCCTCGATCTCAGCGCCATGGAGAAGGCCGGCTTCCGGGTCAAACGGAAGTAA
- a CDS encoding stage 0 sporulation family protein, which yields MPRIVAIQFSTAGKLYDFDAGNLDLAPGDKVVVETERGLGIGAVLREPVERSEGVPENLATIRRKATPEDMATQERNRQLEKNAFDFCLKRIMERAMPMKLVRVEYQFDSSKAVFYFTADGRVDFRDLVKDLAHTFHTRIEMRQIGVRDESKMIGGIGICGRELCCCSFLREFQPVSVKMAKEQNLALNPSKISGQCGRLLCCLDYEYETYCCLRKNFPKCGKRVRTPTAVGVIDKINILTGNITLRLDDNKQITIRRDEILSDSAAESLPAPPAAAAAPQPEARREQRERKHHQRQPSSPPPAPQQKEEKREEGKRAGAPHPAIEASGDEVQDGQKKQDGRRRNRHRKHGHRRKQGDKPDAGTTPTPTTPGA from the coding sequence TTGCCACGCATCGTAGCCATACAATTTTCAACAGCCGGCAAGTTGTACGATTTTGACGCCGGCAACCTCGATCTCGCCCCCGGCGACAAGGTCGTCGTGGAGACCGAACGGGGCCTGGGGATCGGCGCCGTTTTGCGGGAGCCGGTCGAACGCAGCGAAGGGGTGCCCGAAAACCTGGCCACCATCCGGCGCAAGGCAACGCCGGAGGACATGGCGACCCAGGAGCGCAACCGGCAACTGGAAAAAAACGCCTTCGACTTCTGCCTCAAACGGATCATGGAGCGTGCCATGCCGATGAAGCTGGTGCGGGTGGAATACCAGTTCGACAGCAGCAAGGCCGTATTCTATTTTACCGCCGACGGCCGTGTTGACTTCCGCGATCTGGTCAAGGACCTGGCCCACACCTTCCACACCCGCATCGAGATGCGCCAGATCGGCGTACGCGACGAATCCAAAATGATCGGCGGGATCGGCATCTGTGGCCGGGAACTGTGCTGCTGCTCGTTCCTGCGCGAGTTCCAGCCGGTGTCGGTCAAGATGGCCAAGGAGCAGAACCTGGCCCTGAACCCCAGCAAGATATCGGGGCAATGCGGCCGCCTGCTCTGCTGCCTGGACTACGAATACGAGACTTACTGCTGCCTGCGGAAGAATTTCCCCAAATGCGGAAAACGGGTGCGTACCCCCACCGCCGTCGGCGTCATCGACAAGATCAACATCCTGACCGGCAACATTACCCTCAGGCTCGACGACAACAAACAGATCACCATCAGGCGCGATGAAATCCTGAGCGACAGCGCCGCCGAGTCGCTTCCCGCCCCGCCTGCGGCCGCGGCGGCCCCGCAACCCGAGGCGCGCCGCGAGCAGCGTGAGCGCAAGCACCATCAGCGCCAGCCGTCATCCCCGCCTCCGGCTCCCCAGCAGAAGGAAGAGAAGCGGGAGGAGGGCAAGCGCGCCGGCGCTCCCCACCCAGCCATTGAGGCCAGCGGTGACGAGGTGCAGGATGGCCAGAAGAAACAGGACGGGCGCCGCAGAAACCGGCACCGCAAACACGGTCACCGCCGCAAACAGGGCGACAAGCCCGATGCCGGCACAACTCCAACGCCAACAACTCCGGGAGCATGA
- a CDS encoding TVP38/TMEM64 family protein gives MATPGKDIAHLVKAALLVCLLVVLCGLVWRELPSQWLDSRWLEAWIKSMGILAPPAYILLRTVAIVLTVVPNAPLDVAGGVLFGPFWGTVYSLIGSEAGAIACFLLAHALGREAITRLLHREIAFSNGHYPQRQMAYIVLFARLEPVFSFALVSYGAGLTGMSLRAFALTTLLGMTPGTVLLNYYGKTFFTGVSLVQQIILGLALVALLLAIPVWIRHNRPDWWHERTRETGPPEGGPQP, from the coding sequence ATGGCTACACCCGGCAAAGACATAGCGCACCTGGTCAAGGCGGCACTGCTCGTCTGCCTCCTGGTCGTCCTCTGCGGCCTCGTCTGGCGGGAACTGCCCTCACAATGGCTGGACTCCCGGTGGCTCGAAGCCTGGATCAAGAGCATGGGGATCCTGGCGCCCCCGGCCTATATCCTCCTCAGAACCGTTGCCATTGTGCTGACCGTTGTCCCCAACGCCCCTCTGGATGTGGCCGGCGGCGTGCTCTTCGGCCCGTTCTGGGGCACCGTCTATTCGCTCATCGGCTCCGAGGCCGGGGCCATCGCCTGCTTCCTCCTGGCCCATGCCCTGGGCAGGGAGGCGATAACACGGCTCCTGCACCGGGAAATCGCCTTCAGCAACGGCCATTACCCCCAGCGCCAGATGGCGTACATCGTCCTCTTCGCCCGGCTCGAACCGGTCTTCTCCTTCGCCCTGGTCAGTTACGGCGCCGGCCTGACCGGCATGTCGCTCCGTGCCTTTGCCCTGACCACGCTGCTTGGCATGACCCCCGGCACGGTCCTCCTCAACTACTACGGCAAGACTTTCTTCACCGGCGTTTCCCTAGTGCAGCAGATCATCCTGGGGCTTGCCCTGGTTGCCCTGCTGCTGGCCATCCCGGTCTGGATCAGGCACAACAGACCCGACTGGTGGCATGAGCGCACAAGGGAAACCGGACCGCCGGAAGGCGGGCCCCAGCCATGA
- a CDS encoding B12-binding domain-containing radical SAM protein, translating into MKVIFIHPHGSNFMPGVQDITTIFNIMPPLGIMSIAAWLERHGIEVEIIDCYATPLGVDDLADEVIRRNPDAVGFSTTTSAFREGYRIACAIKERDARIVTVFGGAHPCTMGAPLLDDFPAIDYLVIGEGEQTMLELAQAGFREVESLPGIAFRRDGKGVFTGPRELIANLDDLPFPAYHLLPGFPKRYTLPLFSFPTAPNTSIISSRGCPYACSYCDRSVFSRGFRFNSPEYIVEHVAMLNRDYGIRHVFFYDDLFTFDRKRVAEFCDLKEKKGLKVTYNCIARLEHMDEELLALLKRSGCWQVNFGIESGDPEVLKKHRKFYGLGEVGRKLQMVKKAGMRVKGLFMIGLPGEDEAAIRRTIDYALSLPLEEINVTKFTPFPGAPVYKTIRQQGEFDENWELMNCMNFVFVPAGMTKEQLEGLYNEFIRRFYHRTRIHWGYTKMLWKSPHSILAFLRNLPEILAFERKQKW; encoded by the coding sequence GTGAAAGTAATCTTCATCCACCCCCACGGCAGCAACTTCATGCCGGGGGTGCAGGACATTACCACCATCTTCAATATCATGCCCCCCCTGGGGATCATGAGTATCGCCGCCTGGCTCGAGCGCCACGGCATCGAAGTCGAGATCATCGACTGCTACGCAACCCCTCTGGGGGTTGACGACCTGGCCGACGAGGTCATCCGCCGCAATCCCGATGCGGTGGGATTTTCCACCACCACCTCCGCTTTCCGGGAAGGGTACCGCATCGCCTGCGCCATCAAGGAGCGGGACGCCCGGATCGTCACGGTTTTCGGCGGCGCCCATCCCTGTACCATGGGCGCCCCGCTTTTGGACGACTTCCCGGCCATCGACTACCTGGTGATCGGCGAGGGGGAGCAAACCATGCTGGAACTGGCCCAAGCCGGTTTCAGGGAGGTGGAGTCCCTGCCCGGCATCGCTTTCCGCCGCGACGGCAAGGGGGTGTTCACCGGCCCCCGGGAGCTGATCGCCAACCTGGACGATCTCCCCTTCCCCGCCTATCACCTGCTGCCCGGCTTCCCCAAGCGCTACACCCTGCCGCTGTTCAGCTTTCCCACGGCCCCCAATACCAGCATCATCTCCAGCCGCGGCTGTCCCTATGCCTGCTCCTACTGCGACCGTTCGGTCTTCTCCCGCGGCTTCCGTTTCAACTCGCCCGAGTACATCGTGGAACATGTGGCCATGCTCAACCGCGACTACGGCATCCGCCACGTCTTTTTCTACGACGACCTGTTCACCTTCGACCGCAAGCGGGTTGCGGAATTCTGCGACTTGAAGGAGAAAAAGGGGCTCAAGGTCACCTACAACTGCATCGCCCGGCTGGAGCACATGGATGAGGAGCTCCTGGCCTTGCTCAAGCGTTCCGGCTGCTGGCAGGTCAACTTCGGCATCGAATCGGGCGACCCGGAGGTGCTCAAGAAACATCGCAAGTTCTACGGCCTGGGCGAAGTGGGCAGAAAGCTGCAGATGGTCAAAAAGGCGGGCATGCGGGTCAAGGGGCTCTTCATGATCGGTCTGCCGGGGGAGGACGAGGCCGCCATCCGCCGCACCATCGACTATGCCCTCTCCCTGCCGCTGGAAGAGATCAACGTCACCAAGTTCACCCCCTTCCCCGGTGCGCCGGTCTACAAGACCATCCGCCAACAGGGTGAGTTCGACGAGAATTGGGAATTGATGAACTGCATGAATTTCGTCTTCGTGCCCGCAGGGATGACCAAGGAACAGCTGGAAGGGCTCTACAACGAATTCATCCGCCGCTTCTACCACCGCACCCGCATTCACTGGGGCTACACGAAGATGCTCTGGAAATCGCCCCACAGCATCCTGGCTTTCCTGCGCAACCTGCCGGAGATATTGGCCTTTGAGCGGAAACAGAAGTGGTGA
- the metG gene encoding methionine--tRNA ligase, translated as MKPTFYLTTPIYYVNDVPHIGHAYTTVAADVLARYKRLMGYDVYFLTGSDEHGQKVEKAATTAGETPLELADRVVKRFQALWERLGISNNDFIRTTQERHKKGVSHIFKDILEKGDIYLGEYEDWYCTPCETFWTETQLIDGRCPDCNRPVEKLKEESYFFRMSKYQDQLLAHIDSHPDFIQPKSKRNEIISFVKEGLRDLSVSRTTFTWGIPVPGNDKHVIYVWFDALTNYITALGYPEASEDYKRFWPVNVHLIGKDILRFHAVYWPTFLMAAGLPLPEKVFAHGWWTIEGQKMSKSLQNVVEPNMLIDKYGVDAVRYFLLREVPFGLDGDFSHAALVQRINSDLANDLGNLLSRSTAMAVKYFDGILPAPEELNASDVALKRRTEEMIVAVDACMNDLAFSKALQAIWEVIAAGNKYIDESAPWTLAKDPALKERLTTVMYCLLESQRIVHIILSAFLPATAEKALASLGCGEEKELVGLSWGGLKEGTAITKAEALFPRIEG; from the coding sequence ATGAAACCAACGTTCTACCTCACCACCCCCATATACTACGTCAACGACGTACCCCACATCGGCCACGCCTACACCACGGTGGCGGCCGACGTCCTGGCCCGCTACAAGCGCCTGATGGGATACGACGTCTACTTTCTGACCGGCAGCGACGAGCACGGCCAGAAGGTGGAAAAGGCCGCCACGACCGCCGGCGAAACGCCTCTGGAGCTGGCCGACCGGGTGGTGAAGCGTTTCCAGGCGCTCTGGGAACGTCTGGGGATCTCCAATAACGACTTCATCAGGACCACCCAGGAACGCCACAAAAAGGGCGTAAGCCATATCTTCAAGGATATCCTTGAAAAGGGGGACATCTACCTGGGCGAATACGAGGACTGGTACTGCACCCCCTGCGAAACCTTCTGGACCGAAACCCAACTGATCGACGGCCGCTGCCCCGACTGCAACCGGCCGGTGGAAAAGCTGAAGGAGGAGTCCTACTTCTTCCGTATGAGCAAGTACCAGGACCAGCTCCTGGCCCATATCGACTCCCATCCCGACTTCATCCAGCCCAAAAGCAAGCGCAACGAGATCATCTCCTTCGTCAAGGAGGGGCTGCGCGACCTCTCCGTGTCGCGCACCACCTTTACCTGGGGCATCCCGGTGCCGGGCAACGACAAGCATGTCATCTACGTCTGGTTCGATGCCCTCACCAACTACATCACGGCCCTGGGCTACCCCGAAGCGTCCGAGGACTACAAACGCTTCTGGCCGGTCAACGTGCACCTCATCGGCAAGGACATCCTGCGCTTCCACGCCGTGTACTGGCCCACCTTCCTGATGGCGGCCGGCCTGCCCCTGCCGGAAAAGGTTTTTGCCCACGGTTGGTGGACCATCGAAGGACAGAAGATGAGCAAGAGCCTGCAGAACGTGGTCGAACCCAACATGCTGATCGACAAGTACGGCGTGGACGCGGTCAGGTATTTCCTTTTGCGCGAGGTGCCTTTCGGCCTGGACGGGGACTTCTCCCACGCCGCCCTGGTCCAGCGGATCAATTCCGACCTGGCCAACGACCTGGGCAACCTGCTCAGCAGGTCAACGGCCATGGCGGTCAAGTACTTCGACGGCATCCTCCCCGCCCCGGAGGAGTTGAACGCCAGCGACGTGGCCCTGAAAAGGCGCACCGAAGAGATGATCGTCGCCGTGGATGCCTGCATGAACGACCTGGCTTTCAGCAAGGCGCTCCAGGCCATCTGGGAGGTAATCGCGGCGGGTAACAAGTACATCGACGAGTCGGCCCCCTGGACCCTGGCCAAGGACCCGGCCCTCAAGGAGCGGTTGACCACGGTCATGTACTGCCTGTTGGAATCCCAGCGCATCGTGCACATCATCCTGTCGGCCTTCCTGCCGGCCACGGCGGAGAAGGCCCTTGCCAGCCTGGGATGCGGGGAGGAAAAGGAATTGGTCGGTCTGTCCTGGGGAGGGCTGAAGGAAGGGACGGCGATTACCAAGGCCGAAGCCCTGTTCCCGAGGATCGAGGGATAA
- a CDS encoding DnaA ATPase domain-containing protein, with amino-acid sequence MQQFFDFPITPAYSFDSFVTCDGNAAALQFARRIADGADAENLLYLHGPAGSGKTHLLRSIAHSLAPAEATCYLSCRDSFSARDLVARFDGAPALVVDDLHLLPDEAALRAALWQVFNDFYSSGRKVALAGLLPPRELPHLDDHLISRLLWGLVARVDASDDHSRRMILKKIADDRQVRVPDDVVDYILMTASREVGALIETFEALFRLSMAEQRRITLPLARQSRELMVSRGEPHDPSFS; translated from the coding sequence ATGCAGCAGTTTTTCGATTTCCCCATAACACCCGCATACAGCTTCGACAGCTTCGTCACGTGTGACGGCAATGCCGCGGCGCTCCAGTTCGCCCGACGCATCGCCGACGGCGCCGATGCCGAAAACCTGCTTTACCTGCACGGTCCGGCCGGTTCCGGCAAGACGCATCTGCTCCGATCCATCGCCCATTCCCTCGCTCCCGCTGAAGCGACCTGCTACCTGTCGTGCCGCGACAGCTTTTCCGCCCGGGATCTGGTTGCCCGCTTCGACGGCGCACCGGCCCTGGTGGTGGACGACCTGCACCTGCTCCCCGACGAGGCCGCCCTGCGGGCCGCCCTGTGGCAGGTGTTCAACGATTTCTATTCCAGCGGCCGGAAAGTGGCCCTGGCCGGCCTCCTGCCGCCGCGGGAACTGCCCCACCTGGACGACCACCTGATCTCGCGCCTTTTGTGGGGTCTGGTCGCCCGCGTGGACGCCTCCGACGATCATTCCCGGCGCATGATCCTGAAAAAGATCGCCGATGACCGCCAGGTGCGGGTGCCGGACGATGTGGTCGATTATATCCTGATGACCGCCAGCCGTGAGGTCGGCGCCCTGATCGAGACCTTTGAGGCGCTGTTCCGGCTTTCCATGGCCGAACAGCGCCGCATAACGCTGCCCTTGGCGCGCCAATCCCGCGAACTGATGGTGAGCAGGGGGGAACCCCATGACCCCTCCTTTTCATAA